From one Bacteroides fragilis NCTC 9343 genomic stretch:
- the rpoB gene encoding DNA-directed RNA polymerase subunit beta, with product MSSNTVNQRVNFASTKNPLEYPDFLEVQLKSFQDFLQLDTPPEKRKKEGLYKVFAENFPIADTRNNFVLEFLDYYIDPPRYTIDDCIERGLTYSVPLKAKLKLYCTDPDHEDFDTVIQDVFLGPIPYMTDKATFVINGAERVVVSQLHRSPGVFFGQSVHANGTKLYSARIIPFKGSWIEFATDINNVMYAYIDRKKKLPVTTLLRAIGFENDKDILEIFNLAEDVKVNKTNLKKVVGRKLAARVLKTWIEDFVDEDTGEVVSIERNEVIIDRETVIEPEHIDEIIDSGVQNILIHKEEPNQSDYSIIYNTLQKDPSNSEKEAVLYIYRQLRNADPADDASAREVINNLFFSEKRYDLGDVGRYRINKKLNLTTDMDVRVLTKEDIIEIIKYLIELINSKADVDDIDHLSNRRVRTVGEQLSNQFAVGLARMSRTIRERMNVRDNEVFTPIDLINAKTISSVINSFFGTNALSQFMDQTNPLAEITHKRRMSALGPGGLSRERAGFEVRDVHYTHYGRLCPIETPEGPNIGLISSLCVFAKINDLGFIETPYRKVDNGKVDLSENGLVYLTAEEEEAKIIAQGNAPLNDDGTFIRNKVKSRQDADYPVVEPSEVELMDVAPQQIASIAASLIPFLEHDDANRALMGSNMMRQAVPLLRSEAPIVGTGIERQLVRDSRTQIAAEGDGVIDFVDATTIRILYDRTEDEEFVSFEPALKEYRIPKFRKTNQNMTIDLRPTCNKGDRVTKGQILTEGYSTENGELALGKNLLVAYMPWKGYNYEDAIVLNERVVREDLLTSVHVEEYSLEVRETKRGMEELTSDIPNVSEEATKDLDENGIVRVGARIQPGDILIGKITPKGESDPSPEEKLLRAIFGDKAGDVKDASLKASPSLKGVIIDKKLFSRVIKNRSSKLADKALLPKIDDEFESKVADLKRILVKKLMVLTEGKVSQGVKDYLGAEVIAKGSKFSASDFDSLDFTAIQLSDWTNDDHANGMIRDLILNFIKKYKELDAELKRKKFAITIGDELPAGIIQMAKVYIAKKRKIGVGDKMAGRHGNKGIVSRVVRQEDMPFLEDGTPVDIVLNPLGVPSRMNIGQIFEAVLGRAGKNLGVKFATPIFDGATLDDLNEWTDKAGLPRYCKTYLCDGGTGERFDQPATVGVTYMLKLGHMVEDKMHARSIGPYSLITQQPLGGKAQFGGQRFGEMEVWALEGFGASHILQEILTIKSDDVVGRSKAYEAIVKGEPMPQPGIPESLNVLLHELRGLGLSINLE from the coding sequence ATGTCTTCAAATACTGTAAATCAAAGAGTTAATTTTGCTTCGACTAAGAATCCGCTTGAATATCCGGATTTCCTGGAAGTACAATTGAAGTCATTCCAAGACTTTCTACAACTAGATACCCCACCTGAGAAGCGTAAAAAAGAGGGATTGTATAAAGTATTTGCCGAAAACTTCCCAATTGCCGACACAAGAAACAATTTTGTTCTTGAGTTTCTGGACTATTATATTGATCCGCCGCGCTATACCATTGATGATTGTATAGAGCGTGGGCTCACATATAGTGTTCCATTGAAAGCGAAACTCAAGCTTTACTGTACAGACCCCGATCATGAGGATTTCGATACAGTGATTCAAGATGTGTTCCTTGGTCCTATACCTTACATGACTGACAAGGCAACTTTTGTCATCAATGGTGCTGAGCGTGTAGTTGTGTCGCAGCTTCACCGTTCTCCGGGCGTATTCTTCGGTCAGAGTGTACATGCTAATGGTACAAAGTTGTACTCAGCCCGTATCATCCCGTTTAAGGGATCATGGATTGAGTTCGCTACCGATATTAACAACGTAATGTACGCTTATATTGATCGTAAGAAGAAATTGCCTGTTACTACGCTGTTAAGAGCTATCGGCTTTGAGAACGACAAGGACATTCTTGAGATTTTTAACCTGGCTGAAGATGTGAAGGTTAATAAGACTAATCTCAAGAAGGTAGTAGGTCGTAAACTGGCTGCGCGTGTCTTGAAAACCTGGATTGAAGATTTCGTTGATGAAGATACCGGTGAAGTTGTTTCTATTGAACGTAATGAAGTCATTATCGACCGTGAAACAGTAATCGAACCGGAACATATAGATGAAATAATTGACTCGGGCGTTCAAAACATCCTTATTCACAAGGAAGAACCGAACCAGTCCGACTACTCTATTATATATAATACCCTTCAGAAGGACCCGAGTAACTCGGAAAAGGAGGCTGTGCTTTATATCTACCGTCAGTTGCGTAATGCAGACCCTGCCGATGATGCCAGTGCCCGTGAAGTTATTAATAACCTGTTCTTCTCTGAAAAACGGTATGACCTTGGTGATGTAGGTCGTTATAGAATCAATAAGAAATTGAACCTGACGACAGACATGGACGTGCGTGTCCTCACTAAAGAAGATATTATCGAGATCATCAAATATCTGATTGAGCTGATTAACTCAAAAGCAGATGTAGATGATATCGACCACTTGAGCAACCGTCGCGTACGTACTGTAGGCGAACAGTTGTCCAATCAGTTCGCTGTCGGTTTGGCACGTATGTCACGTACCATCCGCGAACGAATGAACGTTCGTGACAATGAGGTGTTTACTCCGATTGACTTGATCAATGCGAAGACTATTTCTTCTGTGATCAATTCATTCTTCGGAACTAACGCATTGTCACAGTTTATGGACCAGACAAACCCGTTGGCTGAAATCACTCACAAACGTCGTATGTCTGCTCTTGGTCCTGGTGGTTTGTCTCGTGAACGTGCCGGATTTGAGGTTCGTGACGTTCACTATACACACTACGGACGCCTTTGTCCGATTGAAACACCGGAAGGTCCGAATATCGGTTTGATTTCGTCACTTTGTGTGTTTGCCAAGATCAATGATCTCGGCTTTATTGAAACTCCTTACCGTAAGGTAGATAACGGAAAGGTAGATCTGTCTGAGAACGGACTCGTTTACCTGACGGCTGAGGAAGAAGAAGCTAAGATCATAGCACAGGGTAATGCTCCGTTGAATGATGACGGTACATTTATCCGTAATAAGGTTAAGTCTCGTCAGGATGCCGATTATCCGGTTGTAGAACCTTCGGAAGTAGAGTTGATGGACGTTGCTCCTCAACAGATTGCTTCTATCGCTGCATCTTTGATTCCCTTCCTTGAACATGATGACGCTAACCGTGCGTTGATGGGATCGAACATGATGCGCCAGGCTGTTCCTTTGCTGAGAAGTGAAGCTCCAATCGTAGGTACAGGTATTGAACGCCAGTTGGTACGTGATTCACGTACTCAGATTGCTGCCGAAGGTGATGGAGTGATTGATTTTGTAGATGCTACTACTATTCGTATTCTATACGATCGTACAGAAGATGAAGAGTTTGTAAGTTTTGAGCCGGCATTAAAAGAATATAGAATACCGAAGTTCCGTAAAACGAACCAGAATATGACAATCGACCTTCGGCCAACTTGCAATAAAGGTGATCGTGTGACGAAAGGTCAGATTCTGACAGAAGGTTATTCTACTGAAAATGGAGAACTCGCTTTGGGTAAGAATCTGTTGGTTGCTTACATGCCTTGGAAAGGTTATAATTACGAGGATGCTATCGTGTTGAATGAACGTGTGGTTCGTGAAGACTTGCTGACTTCAGTACACGTAGAAGAGTATTCACTCGAAGTTCGTGAAACCAAGCGAGGAATGGAAGAGTTGACTTCTGATATTCCTAACGTGAGTGAGGAAGCCACTAAGGATTTGGACGAGAATGGTATCGTACGTGTCGGTGCACGTATTCAGCCGGGTGATATATTGATTGGTAAGATTACACCGAAAGGTGAATCTGATCCTTCTCCGGAAGAAAAATTGCTTCGTGCTATCTTTGGTGATAAAGCCGGTGATGTGAAAGATGCTTCTTTGAAAGCATCTCCTTCTCTGAAGGGGGTAATTATTGATAAGAAACTGTTCTCACGTGTCATCAAGAATCGTAGTTCTAAGTTGGCTGATAAGGCGTTGCTTCCGAAAATTGACGATGAATTTGAGTCTAAGGTAGCTGACTTGAAACGTATCTTGGTAAAGAAATTGATGGTATTGACAGAAGGAAAGGTATCTCAGGGCGTGAAAGACTACTTGGGAGCTGAAGTCATAGCTAAAGGCTCTAAGTTTAGTGCTTCTGACTTCGATTCACTTGATTTCACTGCGATTCAGCTGAGCGACTGGACCAATGATGATCATGCGAATGGTATGATTCGTGACTTGATCCTGAACTTTATCAAGAAGTACAAAGAACTTGATGCTGAACTGAAGCGTAAAAAGTTCGCTATCACAATTGGTGATGAACTGCCTGCAGGTATCATTCAGATGGCGAAAGTATATATTGCTAAAAAACGTAAGATTGGTGTAGGTGATAAGATGGCCGGACGTCACGGTAATAAAGGTATTGTGTCACGTGTTGTTCGTCAAGAAGACATGCCGTTCCTTGAAGATGGAACTCCGGTAGACATTGTATTGAACCCGTTGGGTGTGCCTTCTCGTATGAATATCGGTCAGATTTTTGAGGCTGTTCTCGGACGTGCCGGAAAGAATTTGGGTGTGAAGTTCGCTACGCCGATTTTTGACGGTGCAACTTTGGATGACTTGAACGAGTGGACAGACAAAGCCGGTCTACCACGCTATTGCAAAACTTATCTTTGTGATGGTGGTACAGGCGAACGCTTTGACCAACCAGCAACCGTAGGTGTTACCTATATGTTGAAACTCGGTCACATGGTTGAAGACAAGATGCACGCACGTTCTATCGGACCATACTCATTGATTACTCAGCAACCTCTTGGTGGTAAAGCTCAGTTTGGTGGTCAGCGTTTCGGAGAGATGGAGGTTTGGGCACTCGAAGGTTTCGGTGCATCGCATATTCTCCAGGAGATTCTGACAATCAAGTCGGACGACGTTGTTGGACGTTCTAAGGCTTACGAAGCCATTGTAAAGGGCGAACCCATGCCACAGCCGGGTATTCCGGAATCTCTGAACGTGTTGTTGCACGAATTAAGAGGATTGGGCCTGAGCATCAATTTGGAATAA
- the rplL gene encoding 50S ribosomal protein L7/L12, with the protein MADLKAFAEQLVNLTVKEVNELATILKEEYGIEPAAAAVAVAAGPAAGAAAAEEKSSFDVVLKSAGAAKLQVVKAVKEACGLGLKEAKDMVDGAPSVVKEGLAKDEAESLKKTLEEAGAEVELK; encoded by the coding sequence ATGGCAGATTTGAAAGCTTTTGCAGAACAATTAGTTAACTTGACAGTAAAAGAAGTTAATGAACTTGCAACTATCCTTAAAGAAGAATATGGTATTGAACCTGCTGCTGCAGCTGTAGCTGTTGCTGCTGGTCCTGCAGCTGGTGCTGCTGCCGCAGAAGAAAAATCTTCTTTCGACGTAGTATTGAAGAGCGCTGGTGCAGCTAAACTTCAGGTTGTTAAGGCCGTTAAAGAAGCTTGTGGTCTTGGCTTGAAAGAAGCTAAGGACATGGTAGACGGTGCTCCTAGTGTAGTAAAAGAAGGTTTGGCTAAAGACGAAGCAGAATCATTGAAGAAAACATTGGAAGAAGCTGGAGCTGAAGTTGAACTTAAATAA
- the rplJ gene encoding 50S ribosomal protein L10 has translation MRKEDKNTIIEQIAATVQEYSHFYLVDTTAMNAAATSELRRACFKADIKLMVVKNTLLHKALESIEGDFSPLYDSLKGTTAVMFCNVANAPAKLIKDKSKDGIPGLKAAYAEESFYVGADQLDALVAIKSKNEVIADIVALLQSPAKNVISALQSGGNTLHGVLKTLGER, from the coding sequence ATGAGAAAGGAAGATAAAAATACGATTATTGAGCAGATTGCTGCTACAGTACAGGAATATAGTCACTTCTATTTGGTAGATACAACAGCTATGAATGCTGCTGCAACAAGTGAATTGAGAAGAGCTTGTTTCAAGGCTGACATCAAATTGATGGTAGTCAAGAATACATTGCTTCATAAAGCACTTGAAAGCATTGAAGGTGATTTCTCTCCTCTTTACGATTCTTTGAAAGGTACAACAGCTGTGATGTTTTGCAATGTTGCAAACGCACCTGCTAAACTGATCAAGGATAAATCTAAAGATGGTATTCCGGGACTGAAAGCCGCATACGCAGAAGAAAGCTTCTATGTTGGTGCTGACCAGTTGGATGCTCTCGTAGCTATTAAGAGTAAGAATGAAGTTATTGCCGATATCGTTGCCCTGTTGCAATCACCGGCCAAGAATGTTATTTCTGCTCTTCAATCAGGTGGCAACACCCTTCACGGAGTTCTCAAAACTCTTGGTGAAAGATAA
- the rplA gene encoding 50S ribosomal protein L1 encodes MGKLTKNQKLAAGKIEAGKAYSLKEAASLVKEITFTKFDASLDIDVRLGVDPRKANQMVRGVVSLPHGTGKQVRVLVLCTPDAEAAAKEAGADYVGLDEYIEKIKGGWTDIDVIITMPSIMGKIGALGRVLGPRGLMPNPKSGTVTMDVAKAVREVKQGKIDFKVDKSGIVHTSIGKVSFTAEQIRDNAKEFISTLNKLKPTAAKGTYIKSIYLSSTMSAGIKIDPKSVEEI; translated from the coding sequence ATGGGTAAACTGACAAAAAATCAAAAGTTAGCTGCAGGAAAAATTGAAGCAGGGAAAGCATACTCACTGAAAGAAGCTGCATCTTTGGTAAAGGAAATCACTTTTACTAAGTTTGATGCTTCATTAGATATTGATGTACGTTTAGGTGTTGATCCACGTAAAGCAAACCAAATGGTGAGAGGTGTCGTTTCACTTCCTCACGGTACTGGAAAGCAAGTACGTGTATTGGTACTTTGTACACCGGATGCTGAAGCTGCTGCAAAAGAAGCTGGTGCTGACTATGTTGGTCTTGACGAATATATTGAAAAGATCAAAGGTGGATGGACTGATATTGATGTGATTATCACTATGCCATCTATCATGGGTAAAATTGGTGCACTCGGTCGTGTACTCGGTCCTCGTGGATTGATGCCGAACCCGAAGAGTGGTACCGTAACTATGGATGTTGCTAAAGCTGTAAGAGAAGTAAAACAAGGCAAGATTGACTTCAAAGTTGATAAGAGCGGTATTGTTCATACTTCAATTGGTAAGGTTTCATTCACTGCAGAGCAGATTCGCGACAACGCGAAAGAATTCATCTCTACATTGAATAAGTTGAAACCGACTGCAGCCAAGGGTACATATATTAAGAGTATTTATCTTTCTAGTACAATGAGTGCGGGTATCAAAATTGACCCGAAATCAGTAGAGGAAATCTAA
- the rplK gene encoding 50S ribosomal protein L11 produces MAKEVAGLIKLQIKGGAANPSPPVGPALGSKGINIMEFCKQFNARTQDKAGKILPVIITYYADKSFDFVIKTPPVAIQLLEVAKVKSGSAEPNRKKVAEITWEQVRTIAQDKMVDLNCFTVEAAMRMVAGTARSMGIAVKGEFPVNN; encoded by the coding sequence ATGGCTAAAGAAGTTGCTGGACTAATCAAATTACAGATTAAAGGAGGCGCGGCAAACCCATCACCTCCCGTTGGACCTGCATTAGGTTCTAAGGGAATCAACATCATGGAGTTTTGCAAGCAATTCAACGCCAGAACCCAAGACAAAGCAGGTAAGATTTTACCTGTTATCATTACTTACTACGCAGATAAGTCTTTCGATTTTGTAATCAAGACTCCTCCCGTTGCCATTCAGTTGCTTGAAGTGGCTAAGGTAAAGAGTGGTTCTGCTGAGCCTAACCGTAAGAAAGTTGCCGAGATTACTTGGGAACAGGTTCGTACGATTGCTCAGGACAAAATGGTTGACTTGAACTGTTTTACTGTGGAAGCTGCCATGAGAATGGTTGCAGGTACAGCTAGAAGTATGGGTATCGCTGTAAAAGGGGAGTTCCCGGTTAATAATTAA
- the nusG gene encoding transcription termination/antitermination protein NusG yields the protein MSEIEKKWYVLRAISGKEAKVKEYLEADIKNSDLGEYVSQVLIPTEKVYQVRNGKKIVKERSYLPGYVLVEAALVGEVSHHLRNTPNVIGFLGGSDKPVPLRQSEVNRILGTVDELQETGEDLNVPYIVGETVKVTFGPFSGFSGIIEEVNSEKKKLKVMVKIFGRKTPLELGFMQVEKE from the coding sequence ATGTCTGAGATTGAAAAGAAATGGTACGTTTTGCGTGCTATTAGCGGAAAAGAAGCTAAGGTGAAAGAGTATCTTGAAGCTGATATTAAAAACAGCGACCTTGGCGAATATGTGTCTCAGGTATTGATTCCTACCGAAAAGGTATATCAGGTTCGCAATGGTAAGAAAATTGTGAAAGAAAGAAGTTATCTTCCTGGTTACGTTTTGGTGGAGGCTGCTTTGGTTGGTGAGGTTTCTCACCATCTGAGAAATACTCCTAATGTGATAGGTTTCTTGGGAGGTTCCGATAAACCGGTTCCCCTCAGACAGTCGGAAGTGAATCGTATACTTGGTACAGTGGATGAACTGCAAGAAACGGGTGAAGACTTAAATGTTCCGTATATTGTAGGCGAAACTGTAAAGGTTACTTTTGGTCCTTTTAGCGGATTCAGTGGCATCATTGAAGAAGTTAATAGTGAAAAAAAGAAACTGAAGGTCATGGTAAAGATATTCGGGCGCAAGACGCCGCTTGAATTAGGCTTTATGCAAGTGGAAAAGGAATAA
- the secE gene encoding preprotein translocase subunit SecE has product MKKVVAYIKESYDELVHKVSWPTYSELTNSAVVVLYASLLIALVVFAMDFCFQNFMEKIIYPH; this is encoded by the coding sequence ATGAAAAAAGTAGTAGCTTATATTAAAGAATCTTACGACGAACTTGTTCATAAAGTGTCGTGGCCTACGTATTCAGAACTAACTAACAGTGCGGTAGTTGTTTTATATGCTTCCCTGCTTATCGCATTGGTAGTGTTCGCGATGGACTTCTGTTTCCAGAATTTTATGGAAAAAATAATTTATCCACATTAA
- the tuf gene encoding elongation factor Tu has translation MAKEKFERTKPHVNIGTIGHVDHGKTTLTAAITTVLAKKGLSELRSFDSIDNAPEEKERGITINTSHVEYETANRHYAHVDCPGHADYVKNMVTGAAQMDGAIIVVAATDGPMPQTREHILLARQVNVPKLVVFMNKCDMVEDAEMLELVEMEMRELLSFYDFDGDNTPIIQGSALGALNGVEKWEDKVMELMEAVDTWIPLPPRDVDKPFLMPVEDVFSITGRGTVATGRIETGVIHVGDEIEILGLGEDKKSVVTGVEMFRKLLDQGEAGDNVGLLLRGVDKNEIKRGMVLCKPGQIKPHSKFKAEVYILKKEEGGRHTPFHNKYRPQFYLRTMDCTGEITLPEGTEMVMPGDNVTITVELIYPVALNIGLRFAIREGGRTVGAGQITEIID, from the coding sequence ATGGCTAAAGAGAAATTTGAACGTACCAAACCGCACGTAAACATTGGTACAATCGGTCACGTTGACCACGGTAAAACCACTTTGACTGCTGCTATCACTACTGTGTTGGCAAAGAAAGGTCTTTCTGAACTTCGTTCTTTCGATTCTATCGATAATGCTCCTGAAGAAAAAGAAAGAGGTATTACTATCAATACTTCACACGTTGAGTATGAAACTGCTAACCGTCACTACGCACACGTTGACTGTCCGGGTCACGCTGACTACGTAAAGAACATGGTTACTGGTGCTGCTCAGATGGACGGTGCTATCATTGTAGTTGCTGCTACTGATGGTCCGATGCCTCAGACTCGTGAGCACATCCTTTTGGCTCGTCAGGTAAACGTTCCGAAGCTGGTTGTATTCATGAACAAGTGCGATATGGTTGAAGATGCTGAGATGTTGGAACTTGTTGAAATGGAAATGAGAGAATTGCTTTCATTCTATGATTTCGACGGTGACAATACTCCGATCATTCAGGGTTCTGCTCTTGGTGCATTGAACGGCGTAGAAAAATGGGAAGACAAAGTAATGGAACTGATGGAAGCTGTTGATACTTGGATTCCACTGCCTCCGCGCGATGTTGATAAACCTTTCTTGATGCCGGTAGAAGACGTGTTCTCTATCACAGGTCGTGGTACTGTAGCTACAGGTCGTATCGAAACTGGTGTTATCCATGTAGGTGATGAAATCGAAATCCTCGGTTTGGGTGAAGATAAGAAATCAGTTGTAACAGGTGTTGAAATGTTCCGCAAACTTCTGGATCAGGGTGAAGCTGGTGACAACGTAGGTCTGTTGCTTCGTGGTGTTGACAAGAACGAAATCAAACGTGGTATGGTTCTTTGTAAACCGGGTCAGATTAAACCTCACTCTAAATTCAAAGCAGAGGTTTATATCCTGAAGAAAGAAGAAGGTGGTCGTCACACTCCATTCCATAACAAATATCGTCCTCAGTTCTATCTGCGTACTATGGACTGTACAGGTGAAATCACTCTTCCGGAAGGAACTGAAATGGTAATGCCGGGTGATAACGTAACTATCACTGTAGAGTTGATCTATCCGGTTGCACTGAACATCGGTCTTCGTTTCGCTATCCGCGAAGGTGGACGTACAGTAGGTGCTGGTCAGATTACTGAAATTATCGACTAA